Genomic segment of Heliangelus exortis chromosome 7, bHelExo1.hap1, whole genome shotgun sequence:
tttttttttttcctttaggtaGTGTGAAAATGATAATGGATAAGCCCAGGACTTCCTCACTGCTAGGTAACTGTGTGAGAATTTCTTACTTGTGGTACTTTATTGAGCTCCCCCGGCTCACCAGGTTGCTCACACTGAGTAGTGGGGAAAAGATTTTGTGGAAGGAAAATTTTGCTTCTTGATCCTAGCAGATTTGAATCATAGCCTGACTGGGTGGTTGCTTGGCATGGCAACAGAGAAATAACTTGTGTCTGAACTTCCAATCTTACCTACTCCCCCTCCATAGCACGTAGTTATTCAGTGACCTGGGAGTAGAGAGGTGGCCTGCTAATACTGCAATGGTCACAGTTTTATAAGAGAATGTCATGTCTTAGCAACACAATGcaatctttattattttatacatatttcTATGGCCACATGTATTTAGTGCAATGTTTATCTTAGCGCTTTATAGGCTGTAGCTTCTGAAACTAAGAAAATGAGTTGTAACTGGTATGGATGCTGAATGAATCAATGTTTGCTTCAACATGTCAAAATACAAGCCCTATAATGCAGAGATGTACAGAACTTGAGATCATAACTATTCCAGTGAAGCCAACCTCTCTACATCTCCTCTGTGTCAGAAACTATTAGGTACTTGGAAATGCTTCTACTACAAAGCCAGGGGTAATTTTAACTTCTGACTGTTCCAATATCCCAAGTCAGACTTTGGGATTTTACTCTGATGTTTACAGAGGCACACTGCATAGACAATCTGCCACAAAAAATGAGTTCTCAGCTAGTCCCAATCCTCCAAAAGAGATAAGGACTTCAGATTAGGCACATTTTAATTAGGTTAATCACCTACCACATTTGGCATTTTCTTAAGCGTGAAAAACACCATAATAtgattaatttcatattttatacaGAATAATTGCAGAAATCGTGTAAGCATATTTCATTGCCTCCATATTCCAAGGTGCCTGAAAGGCCATTCTTTAAAATTCACAGACTGCAAGGAGGTTCAGGTTGCATTTTATGTCATACCAGCTCCCATCAGTGGACATCTGGACacatttttctgtccctttgcCATTGGGCTCATAACGGTGCCACTTGGTGTAATTCACAGACGTGCCATTTAGATGTTTAAATTGACCTGGAGTCTCACTCTCTTTAATGCCCAAGTAAGCATATTGGTTATTCTGCTGCACAATATCTAAAATTGCTTTGTTCTCCTCTTCGTTCATGGGAGTTGGGAGAGTTCCTCCAACCTCTTCACAGAGCCCCAGTGCAGACCCAACATCAGCTCGCTTCCCATTGCTGGCAAATAGTTTCTCTCctacttttctcattttcccactgaaaacaagtgctaaaaaataaaataaacaaataaaatagtTAGTAgttagcttttttctttttctttttttttttctttaatttcctaTGGCATACAGAcgagaaatcacagaaattaataGATGGAGAGAAACTTAACTTGTACgagaggaaaagaaggcaaTAGTGAGACTAAAGATTGAAGAGGTATAAAGATCTTCAAAAACATTATTGATTTACTAGTTGTTCATTAAATATAGTGTTATGCTGCTTGTGACCATCTGTTATTGTCTCTCCAGGACAAGGCTGCCCCATTAGCATTTGCTACAGACATTATCAGTCCTATTATATTGTGAGTGCTCTCTAAAGGGGATCAATTTGCTTCAAGTTTGAGCAGTGAAACAGCtaaatgttaatttttgtgAATTCCTTCTCAGCACAAAGCAATTCATGACCTTTAACAATCTGATTGCTGATAGTAGCAGCATGATACAAGGCTGGGGAATTCCCATGAATCTGTGTGGAAAGTGCAACAtcaattggattttttttgttgttttttaatgaagtcaAGGTTGAATTAATGAGCATTAGTGTTCCTGAGAGAAATCTGCTTCTCCAGGGAACTGGATGAGAAAATGCAGTTTCAGGATGTAATACTATTTCAAAGTGTGGTTTCTTTCCTGCAAGTCAGGCTTCTCTAGTTAATTTTGCCTGTTGTACTTAAAGCTGATTGTGatcttaaaaagtaaaaataggaaaaattaccatGTTCAAGTTTGCGAAGTCGGTTTTCCAGATTGACTAAAACCTTGTGAGGTTCAGTGTCCTGCAGAGTAGACTGACCTacatagataaaaataaaattaaaagttacaCAGTCAAGCAAAACAAGGCTCTGCAATTCCTTGGATAAAACTAATAATTTTCCAAAACCAATCAGCacaatttgtgttttttttaacacgattgtgtaaaaaaatattctcctaGATTTTTTTCACACTACCCTATAttaaagcaagtaaaaaaaatccaaccctcTGAAATGCTGGTAATTCCCCTCTGCACAGAATAAAAATCTTCTAGGTTAGCCTTATGTTTGTGAAATTTGTGCAAATGAAAGTGGCTTTGCCAAGGAGAATTTCTTTCATTGTAAAAACTGCTGTGAACATGCACAGTGGAGACTTTGGGGAGGGAAGAGTTCCTATGACACCAAACCATTTCCTTTCTAATCTGCAGGAGGGTTGGTTTGTGCTTTAACATCGAgatcttttaatgaaaaaacaaacactggcAGAGGAAGATTTCTGCCTATATTGTGTGAAATAGCAGCCCTGCTTGATAAAGATGGGATTCAATGTAAAGTTAGGTACTTTTTTTCATACAAGTTTCCATGGGTAGCAAAGATCCTACATGCAAAATAAAGTTACTGGCATGCTCCCATCCCTATGTTCACATTTTTCACAGTTAAAACAATTGGCAATGGAGAAGCACAAAATATTGCTGcatttctgtctctctgagCTGCAGTGTTGCAAACCTTACTGCACTTCACAGTTAGTAAAAAACCAACATATTTGACTTAATGAAGAGAGACCAACTGATGGACAGAACATTACAAGCGTCAGTCTTTTTCACACCCTGCTCCAgtatcttcttttcttccttttttcccttttcagctcccagcacaggatGATCTCTTCTTAAAGGCTTTAGGaaacctggaaaagagaagcaaatttTTCTCTCCTATTGTCTGAGAACTTCAATCAGGAATAGTTGAATCTCAGGCTGAAATGCATTACACAATAATTTTGCTCATGCTTTAGCCTTGCTAATGGACCTGGAGAGTGCATTTtgatacagaaagaaaattacccAGTGTAATGTGTTCCTCACCAGAGTACTTTTCTACATACCATCTTTGAATACTGGAGAAACTTTCAATTACACTCGTAATTActggaaaaaactttttttttttacttaaaaaaagagaaaggcttCTGCTGTGAGAGAAGCAATTCCCTTTGGAAACTCAATAGAAAAGCACTgcaaatgtatatatatatattataattttatatatatgaaattataaatgttaaattttaagGTATTGATAACTTGTTTATTTCCCCTCTTGTCCAGAAGAGGCCTatcttttagaaaaacaaattaaactgAGCATTCCCTCcattcagtttttccttttctgcttaaTGAAGCTGCTTCCTTGAGGGTATATGTCcttctgtccttttttattCATGCAGTCTTCATGACAaggatttgttaaaaaaatgaaagtttacTTACTTGGTAGACGTAAATGTCCTTTCAGACCACCAGCCATTCCAAAACTACCAGATAGGTCAAAACTGCCTGGTTGCAGCCCATGGCAAGTCACCAGCAAAGCAGCTACTGCTGTGAGCATGTAGGATGAGTAAAACAACATATTTGCTCAGGCCAGCTGTAAGAAAACCCACATATTTGTCAGGCAGTGATTCTCTTAGAACTTGAAGGCACTGGCTCATTgaacactttatttttccactCATTCACCCCTTCTTGAAATTTATTTACGttctttctttgtttaaataaagTCTCTAGTTAAGGTATAAGAGATTTCCCAGATTTATTTTGCTACCATTGCATAGCTGTTTCTAAACTGGTACAGATTGGTATTCTCATCACAGCTACACATTTGAGAGTAGTGAAGAGAAATCATCCCTTTTGCTATTGTTGACTGTCTTTTGGATTAATCCTTGAGAAATGATGGGCTCAGATAGAACTCCAAGGCCAGAGGTTGTCTGTAAGGGCTGTAATCACTCAATGAAACAAGCACGTGCTACCAACCTGGTGGTTGTGATACCTGGGACTTCACCTTCCTTTGACACGAGTTGGAGAGGATCAGGTGCTACACTCTCTTAAGAACTtgaatccttaaaaaaaaattcaaaattaagaGGATCATTTTAATAGAGACATAGTATGTTCTGAATCCAACTCCACTTAAAGCTTAGGGTAAAACCTTGGCTTGAATGCTGCAAGATTATTAACACCTGGGTTCTTCAGATAAAACATAGAATTTGTTTCAAAGCAAATATGCCAAGCAGAATCAAAATACCAgtttttttatcactttttgtCAAATGGATACACTAAAACTAgactgagcttttaaaaaagggatTGTTTACATCTTCCAGACTGACTCTATCATAGAAAACTTTTGATATTATTCTATAGCTGCATCAgtagtaattatttttaagggaaaTTTCACTTGTTTTACTTGAATAATTGATTTAGTGGGACATGCCCTTAAACATAGGAATATTCTTTGATAATTAGTCAAAGATAATTTGATTCTTAAACTTCACCATTCACTGCAGATAATGTCTAAGTACCAGCAGTGCTGATTTCTCATGGTCAAGAACTTCCACCTTAACAAGTGGGAATTTCAAATCCACCTGACAACACCTGAGCTGCATTAAAAGTGCTGTTGAGTTTTATGTGTTGAATCTGAAGTGTCTCAAGTTGTTCACCCTTTGCTATAGTGAAGTCTAACAGGCACCTCTATCAATGCTgggcattattattattacagtcTCCAGCAGAAAGCTATCTCAGGTGGCTGGGAATACTTACAGCCCTGAGATAAGGAAATGCAATTACAACAGATACTCCTCATCTGGTGCTGATCATTCAGGGAATTACATTTGAATGGACGACTGCATCCAGTTTATAATTGGATTAGGATGAAGAGTCAGAGTTCTGATCAGTTATagagcaaaatggaaaaaattggCTCTTCAGTTTTAATCCAGTTTTAATGACCTACATCAGTCCTTACAATCTGGTGTCCTTCAGGCTTCTCCTCATCTAGTATAATTGCTAATatcagcacattaaaaaaaaccaaacacctaataaagaaaaatttaatttaacaatGTAAATATACcaatggaaatggaaagaaacaggcTTGCCTTCTAGCTGAAGCTACCTGTGAGTCTTTAAAAGGAAACACAACTCACCCTCCTGCTGCCAAGTGGAATGAAGGAGCAGTTCACCCAAGTCCTCTTTATACAGTGTCACATTTGCTAAGTGACACCACTGAAGTGGAGACTGGATATTGAGGGCAGGAATAGGCCTTTTTGGTTTGCTTCCATGTTTGTTATGCAAATATTGGAAgcaattttgaagtttttttcttttataagaATAGGATGCCAAACctgcagaaaaaacacagtgaTCT
This window contains:
- the LOC139798528 gene encoding pulmonary surfactant-associated protein A-like isoform X2 — translated: MLFYSSYMLTAVAALLVTCHGLQPGSFDLSGSFGMAGGLKGHLRLPSFLKPLRRDHPVLGAEKGKKEEKKILEQGQSTLQDTEPHKVLVNLENRLRKLEHALVFSGKMRKVGEKLFASNGKRADVGSALGLCEEVGGTLPTPMNEEENKAILDIVQQNNQYAYLGIKESETPGQFKHLNGTSVNYTKWHRYEPNGKGTEKCVQMSTDGSWYDIKCNLNLLAVCEF
- the LOC139798528 gene encoding pulmonary surfactant-associated protein A-like isoform X1, with product MLFYSSYMLTAVAALLVTCHGLQPGSFDLSGSFGMAGGLKGHLRLPSFLKPLRRDHPVLGAEKGKKEEKKILEQGVKKTDACQSTLQDTEPHKVLVNLENRLRKLEHALVFSGKMRKVGEKLFASNGKRADVGSALGLCEEVGGTLPTPMNEEENKAILDIVQQNNQYAYLGIKESETPGQFKHLNGTSVNYTKWHRYEPNGKGTEKCVQMSTDGSWYDIKCNLNLLAVCEF